A window of Primulina tabacum isolate GXHZ01 chromosome 4, ASM2559414v2, whole genome shotgun sequence contains these coding sequences:
- the LOC142542051 gene encoding cytochrome P450 71AU50-like has product MSWIWIITISIIPCLYLLQELLTLQRKKNLPPGPKALPILGHFHLLGRKPHENLRHLAQQYGPIMYMKFGSVPIIVVSSPAATELFLKTYDHVFCDRPRLQAADYLSYGQKNIVFGKYGPYWRNMRKLCMLELLTNLKIKQFQPTRKSEIDLFVESLKLAGDTAVDMSARITNLSTNIICSLVFGKKYEDRDLNEEGFRAVVKMTMKEAGAFNIGDYFPYLRFLDLQGSARRLKVLSMIFDEFFEKIIDEHVEKKKDLKQARDFVDTMIEIIESGKAGFEFDRRHVKAVLLDMLLAGMDTSAATIEWTLSEVIRHPHVMKKLQKELKEVVGMDQIVEESHLDQLKYLYSVVKETFRLHPVGPFLIHESMENCVVQGFDIPKQSRILVNVWAIGRDPNVWTDPEKFMPERFHGDNIDFQGHDFMLIPFGSGRRGCPGLQLGLTVVQLIVAQLVHCFDWHLPNSMSHSSLDMTEHFGLTTRKKAKDNGF; this is encoded by the exons ATGTCTTGGATTTGGATCATAACCATATCAATAATCCCATGTCTTTATCTTCTGCAAGAACTGCTAACCCTGCAAAGGAAGAAGAACCTTCCTCCAGGACCAAAAGCTCTTCCAATTCTAGGCCATTTCCATCTATTGGGCAGAAAACCACACGAGAACTTGCGCCATTTAGCTCAACAATATGGCCCGATCATGTATATGAAATTTGGCTCGGTGCCGATCATAGTTGTCTCCTCTCCAGCGGCTACCGAGCTCTTTCTCAAGACATATGACCATGTTTTCTGTGACAGGCCGCGACTCCAGGCTGCAGATTACCTTAGCTATGGCCAGAAAAACATAGTCTTCGGAAAGTACGGCCCGTACTGGCGAAACATGCGTAAACTCTGTATGTTGGAGCTGCTCACCAATCTCAAAATCAAACAGTTTCAACCCACGAGGAAGTCTGAGATTGACCTTTTTGTCGAGTCGCTGAAATTGGCTGGTGACACTGCTGTTGATATGAGCGCAAGAATTACAAATCTCAGCACTAATATTATATGTTCGTTGGTGTTCGGGAAGAAATACGAGGATAGAGATTTGAATGAAGAAGGGTTCAGAGCTGTGGTGAAGATGACAATGAAGGAGGCAGGGGCTTTTAATATCGGGGACTACTTTCCATATCTTAGGTTTCTTGATCTTCAGGGTTCTGCTCGAAGATTGAAGGTTTTAAGCATGATTTTTGACGAGTTCTTTGAGAAGATTATTGATGAACATGTTGAGAAAAAGAAAGACCTGAAGCAAGCAAGGGATTTTGTTGATACGATGATTGAGATTATTGAGTCCGGAAAAGCCGGATTCGAATTCGATCGACGCCATGTCAAGGCCGTGCTCTTG GATATGTTATTAGCTGGAATGGATACTTCCGCCGCAACAATAGAATGGACACTTTCGGAAGTCATTAGACATCCTCATGTGATGAAGAAGCTTCAGAAAGAACTAAAAGAAGTTGTGGGTATGGACCAAATAGTAGAGGAATCACATCTTGATCAGCTGAAATACTTGTATTCTGTCGTAAAGGAGACATTCAGGCTACACCCTGTCGGCCCATTTCTAATCCACGAGTCAATGGAAAATTGTGTTGTCCAAGGATTCGACATACCAAAACAATCACGAATCTTGGTGAATGTATGGGCGATTGGGAGGGATCCTAACGTTTGGACTGACCCTGAAAAGTTTATGCCAGAAAGATTTCACGGGGACAACATAGATTTTCAGGGGCATGATTTTATGCTCATACCGTTCGGATCCGGCCGACGAGGATGCCCCGGATTACAGTTAGGCCTAACAGTTGTTCAACTTATTGTGGCACAATTGGTGCATTGTTTTGATTGGCATCTTCCCAATAGTATGTCTCATAGTAGTTTAGACATGACTGAACACTTTGGtctcactacaagaaaaaaggcgaaagacaacggtttttaa